The window TCGAGCCGCTTCAGGATGTCGGGCGTGACGACCACGGGCTCGACGAAGTCGGCGCCGCCATGCACGATGCGGTGGACCGTCGCCACCATGCGCCAGCCGTCGTCGTAGCGGTCGATGAGGTCGATCACCGCGCCCATGGCGGTATCGTGGTCGTTTTCCGCGAGCGTCTGGTCGATCCTCGCGCCGGTCTCCTCGATCGTCGCGCCGAGCCGCGCCGCGGTGCCGATGCCGGTGACCTTGCCCTTGGCGAGCCTGTCGAGCCGCTCGTAGCCGAAGACCTCGAATTTCAGGCTCGACGAGCCGGTGTTGAGAACGAGCAGGACGTCGATCACTTGATGAGGCCTTTCGTTCTCGCATCGGCGACGAGGGACGCGAGCGCGGCCGACAGGAGGCGCGTGCGCTCGTCGTCGGCCCGGCTCGTCAGCACCACGGGCACGCGCGCGCCGAGCACGATGCCCGCCGCTTCCGCGCCGCTGAGGAAGGTGAGCTGCTTGGCCAGCATGTTGCCGGCCTCGATGTCGGGAACGAGGAGGATGTCGGCATCGCCCGCGACCTCCGAGACGATGCCCTTTTCCCGGGCCGCCTGCGGGCTGATGGCATTGTCGAAGGCGAGCGGCCCGTCGATGAGGCAGCCGGTGATCTGCCGGCGGTCTGCCATCTTGCAGAGCGCGGCGGCGTCCAGCGTCGCCTGCATCTTCGGATTGACGGTCTCGACGGCCGCCAGCACGGCTACCCGGGCCGGCCGCGCCTCGCCGAACACCACGCGCCAGAGGTCGGCGGCGTTCTGCACGATGTCGGCCTTCACCGAAAGGTCCGGCAGGATGTTGACGGCGGCGTCGGTGATGATGAAGGGTTTTGGATAGGTCGCGATGCTCATCAGGTAGCAGTGCGATATGCGCCGCTCCGTGCGCAGGCCCGAATCGGCCCGGACGATCGCGCCGAGCAGTTCGTCCGTGTGGAGCGATCCCTTCGAGATGGCGGCGACGTGGCGGCCGGCCGCCAGCTCCGCCGCCCGCATCGCGGCCGCATGGCTGTGCTCGGTGTCGACGATCTCCCAGCCGGCGATGTCGACCGCCGTCTCCTTCGCTGCGGCTGTGATGCGGGCCGCCGGGCCGACGAGGACCGGGACGACCAGCCCCGCCCGCGTGGCTTCCGCCGCTGCCGCCACGACATTTGCCGTCACCGGATGCACGATCGCGGTGCGCGTCGGCGGCAGGGAACGGCAAAGATCGAGGATCGCGTCTGTCTGTGTGCTCATCGGTTCGGGAAGGCTCCTGGGAGGTACGGTCGCGCCGCAGGATCGCGGAAGACCGGATGCCGGGTCAAGACGTCAAAACAGGTTCCGGCGGGCGGATGCCCCCGTCGTCACGCCCGCCGGTGCTTCGGCGAGACGCCGTAGGCCTTCTTGAAGGCGGTGGTGAAGCTGGAAGGGTTGCGGTAGCCGGCGAGATAGGCGGCCTGCGAGATCGGGATGCCGTCCCGTTCGAGCGCGGCGCGGGCCGTCTCCAGCCGCTCCTGCCGGATGAAGTCCGACACGGTGACGCCGAAGCGTTCCTTGAAATGGCGCTGGATCGAGGAGGTGCTGATGCCGACCGCGCGGGCGATGCGCTCCAGCGTCGGGCCCTCGCAGGCATGGGCGAGGATATAGTCGCGCACCTTCTCGCCTTGCCGCCGGCCAAGGGCCGTCGGCTGGCGCGGCGCGGTCTCCTCCTGCACCAGGATGGAGCAGGCCTGGCACAGGATGTCGAAGGCGTGGGAATTGCGGTGGAGCGTCAGCAGTTCGCCCGTCATCGCCGCCGGCGGCTTGAGGATCTGCTCGGCGATCTGCGTCAGGTGGCGGCTGGGCGCGAAGTGGAAGGTGGCGAGGTGGCGCGCGAAGAAGGCCCGCAGCCGCGGCATGCTCGTCGGCTGCGAGCGGATCAGCCGGTCGATCCAGGGCAGCGGCGCGGAAATCATCACCTTGCGCAGCGGCGTCGTGCTCTCGTTGACGAACTGCACTGTGCACGCCCGGGCGATGTTCAGCATGAAGACGCGCGGGGCGGGGCTCTCCTCGTCGCCGGCATCGATGCGGAAATGCTCCCCGTCCATCACGAAATGCTGCTGGCCCTGCAGCAGCACCATGACCAGAAATTTCGGCCAGATGTCGTAGAAATCGTCGTCCGGCGTGCAACTGGCCGGGCCGTCCATGGCGCCGACGAACAGGTGCTCGGGAATGTCCGGTTTGATCCTGATGTTCAAGACGCGCCCCCGTGCATCGTCCCACCCGCGTGAATGACCCGGCTGCCGCGTCCGCGAAATTTTCTGCGGCCTGCGCATAAGTCTTCGCGGTCGACAACCGGCTCATGCTACTGGCATAGTTGACTACGTTAATCAAGTTTAATCACCGGCCTCGGGCCGGCTATCGCGTGTGGGTTCAGGACAATGTGGGGCACTCTTTCGCTGTCGCTCGGGCGGCGGCGCATCATGCTATTGGCGGCGGCAAGCGTCTTTGCGCTGAATGCGCATGCGCAGGAGCGAACGCAATCGCCGGCGGGCACGACGCTGGAGGCGATCGTCGTCGAGGGCGGCGCGGGCGAGCGGGGCGACGGGCCCGTCAAGGGCTATGTCGCGAAGAAGAGCCTTTCGGGCACCAAGACCGATACGCCGGTCGCAAGGACGCCGCAGACGATAAGCGTCGTGGCGAAGGACCAGATCGAGGACCAGCACGTCCAGTCCGTCGCCGAGGCGCTGCGCTATACGCCCGGCGTCGTCACCGAGTATCGCGGCGCCTCGAACCTGCGCGACGAGCTCTTCGTGCGCGGCTTCTACTATGTGCCGAAATATCTTGACGGCCTGTTCCTCGGCGGAGACCTCTCCTATGCCAGGATCGATCCCTACCTTCTCGAACGGGTGGAGTTGATCTCCGGCCCGGCCTCCGTGCTCTACGGCCAGGCCAATCCGGGCGGCATCGTCAACATGGTCAGCAAGAAGCCGACCGGCGAGCCCTTGCGCGCGGCCGAGCTCTCCGTCGGCACGGACCGCTCCATTTCCGCCGGCTTCGACATTTCCGACACGTTCGACGACGCCTTCGGCTACCGCCTTGCCGCCACGGGGCTTTCGCGCGACCTGCAGGAGGATTTCGCCAAAAGACGCTCGCTCGCCATCGCCCCGTCGTTCACCTGGTCGCCGGACGGGGGCACGTCGCTGACGATCCTCGGCGGATACCAGAACGAGCCGGATGCCGGCTACCGCAACTTCCTCGACGCCGCCGGCACCGTCACGCCGATCCCCGGCTTCGGCTACGTGCCGCGCGACTTCTTCGTCTCCGACCCGAACTACGAACGCTCCGAGCGCGAGCAGGCCTGGATCGGCTACGAGTTCAGGCACGAGTTCAACGACAACCTGACCTTCCGCCAGAATGCGCGCTACCTCCATCTCGACTGGCTGCACCACACGCTCGTCTACGGCAGCCTCAGCGCCGACCCGCTGACCGGCGCCAACACGGTCATCAGCCGCTCGGCGAGCGGCGGCACGGACAACTGGGGCCAGTTCACCATCGACAACCAGATGGAGGCGACCTTCTCGACGGGTGCGGCGGAGCATACGCTGCTGGCCGGCGTGGACTACCAGTACCGAACGCGCGACTACCAGTGGGGCCGCGCGCCGGTGCCGAGCATCAACATCGCCGATCCGCACTATGGCGGCTTCAACTACGGCTCCGTGGTGCTGGCGACGTCGGACCTCCAGGCGGTCGATGCGCGCCAGACCGGCGTCTATCTTCAGGACCAGATGGAGATCGGCGGGCTGAACCTGCTCGCGGGCCTGCGCTACGACTGGGCGCAGACCGACATCGACGACCGGCTTGCCGCCAACAACGACCAGTCCTACGACGAGGGCGCCCTGACCTGGCGCGCCGGCGCGCTCTACGCCTTCGACAACGGCATCGCGCCCTATGTCAGCTACGCCACCTCCTTCGAGCCGGTGCTCTACCTGCCCCCGGCCGGCGCGCCCGCCTTCAAGCCGACGACCGCCGAACAGTTCGAGGTCGGCGTCAAATATGCGCCGGAAGGCTCGGATGTCCTGCTGACGGCGGCCTATTACGACCTGACGCAGAACGACGTCGTCGGCAGCCAGTGGGTGGGCGGCGTTCCCGTCTACTCGCAGACCGGCAGGATCCGCAATCACGGCGTCGAGCTGTCCGCCCGCGCCGAGATCAATGACGGCCTGTCGCTGATCGCCGGCTACAGCTTCATCAGTTCGGTCGTGAAGGAATCGGTGACGGCCAGCGAGGTCGGCAGGATGCCGGCGCGCATTCCGCAGCACCAGGCCTCGCTCTGGGCGACCTATACGCTCGACGGCGGCGCGCTGGAGGGGCTGACGCTCGGCGGGGGCGTGCGCTATGTCGGCACGAGCTGGGGCAACAACGCCAACACGTTCAAGGTGGGCGCCGTGACACTGTTCGACGCGATGGCATCCTACGATTTCGGCGCGCGCAATCCCGACCTGAAGGGCCTGTCGCTGCAGGTCAACGTCAAGAACATCGCGGACGAGCGCTACGTCGCCTCCTGCGCCAGCGCCTATGCCTGCTTCTACGGCGAGGGCCGCAGCATCGTCGCGACGCTGAAGAAGCAATGGTGATGCGAAGGATCGCCTCGATCGGCGCGCTCGCCATGATGCTTTCCGCCAGCGGGCTGTCCGCGGCCGAAGAGCCGCAGGCCGTGGCCCTGCCGGTCGGCGTTGTCGTCGCGGGCAAGGGGGAGGAGCGGCAGGTCTTCGATCCCCGGACTGCCGCCGGCGATTATGTCAGGGGGCAGCTCCGCGTCGCCTCGGGCCGCTTCGACCTCGACCTCGTCGACGGTGCCGGCGGGCACCTGCGCCGGCTGGCGGAGAAGGCGGGGGGCGTTGCGGATTTCCAGTTCGTCGCCGGGGGGCCGGACAAGCGGCTGGTCGTGACGATGCAGGCGGCGGGGGCCTATGCGCTCACCGTCGAGCGCAAGGTCGCGGCGGCCGATCAGGTGCCGCCGGCACCGGATTACCTCAGCCCCATCATCGCCGCCGAGGCCGCCGCCGTCGCTGCCGGAACGTCCACGGACGCCTTCTGGGCCATGGCCGCGGCGCGCGGCACGCCGCTCGTCGAGGACGGGCGGGAGGGATACCGGATCGTCACCTTCCTCGGCCGGGGCGCGAAGCGCAATATCCGCCTGTTCGGCGCGCCGAGCGGCGATCATGAGGAGCTGCAGCGCCTCGAAGGCTCGGACATCTGGTTCAAGAGCTTCGAGGTGCCGGCGGCAACGCGGCTTTCCTACCAGCTCGCCTTCGACGTGCCCGACGTGCCGGGCACCGCGCGCGACCGGCGCGTCGCCATACTCTCGACGGCGAGGGCCGACCCGCTCAACCGCCACCCCTGGCCGGCGGAGGCGATCGACGCCTACAACCAGGATTCCGTGCTGGAGCTGGCCGATGCCCCGCCGCAGCCGTGGCTGGCGGAGAGGGGCAGCCCCGCCGGGACGCTCGCCCGGCTCTCCATCGAAAGCGCCCGCCTCGGCAATCGCCGCGACATCGCGATCTACCGGCCGGCCGGCTTCGATCCCGCGCGCAGGGACACGGTCCTGCTCTACGTCTTCGATGCCGACCAGTATCTCGAAAGGGTGCCGGTGCCGCGCATCCTCGACAACATGATCGCCGCCGGCGCGGTGCCGCCGGTCGTCGCGGTCTTCGTCGCCAATCCCGACCGCGCCGCGCGCGCCCGCGAGCTGCCCGCCAATCCGGCCTTCGCCGATTTCATGGCGCAAGAGCTCCATCCGATGGTGGTGAAGGAAACCGGGCTCGACGCGCCGGCCGGCCGCACGGTGCTTGCCGGATCGAGCTATGGCGGGCTCGCCTCTGCGACGGTCGCCATGCGCCACCCCGAGGTCTTCGGCAATGTCCTTGCCATGTCCGGCTCGTTCTGGTGGAGCCCGCCCGGCACGCCGGAGGACCGGCAGGAGCATGTGGCCGGGCTGGTTGCCGCGGGGCCGGCGCTGCCGCTGCGCTTCTTCCTGTCGGCGGGGCTTTTCGAGACCGGTTCGCAGGGGACGGCCGGCATCCTCGACAGCAGCCGGCACCTGCGGGACGTGCTTGCGGCCAAGGGCATTCCCGTCATCTACCGCGACTATGCCGGCGGCCATGACTATCTCGTCTGGCAGGGCGTCATTTCGGACGGGCTGGTCGCGCTTTTCGGCGGCGGGCGGCCCTAGCGGACTGCTGGTTCCTGCGGAGGAAATTTTATCAAATTTTAATTCTGATCCAACAGCCTAGGGTGCAGACGCTTTTCTCACCCCTGCAACCGTCGCCGCTGCCCGGCGAGACAGGACCGCACCCATGGCCACCATCTCCGCTGCCTCCGCGCGCGTGAAAACCTCCCCGAAATCCTCCATGTCGCTCGCCGTCAAGCTGCTGTCCGTCAGCGCGCTCGCCATCGCCTGCTTCCTGGCGGCGACCTTCGTCGTCGTCATCCTGCAGGTGCGCGAGCGCACCGTGGCGATCACGCTCAAGCAGGCCGAGGCCGAGGCGGATGCGAGGGCGCAGGCGATGAGCGGCAAGATCGAAGCCCTCACCGCCGCCGCCCGAAGCCTTGCCGGCGCGGTCGAACGGGGCATCGCCAGCGGCGGGCTCGACCGCGCGCGGATCGCCGCCATGCTGCCGGCGCAGGTCGAGAAGTTCGATCTCGTCTTCGGCGCCTGGATGGTCGACACGGAAGAGGGGCTCGACGGCAAGCGCGGCCCGTCCGACGACGCGGTTCAGGGCACGAACACGGACGGCGTCTTCACGCCCTACTGGGTCCGCGGCGCCGGCGGCCTCGAAATGCTGCGGCCCGCCGCCGTCGACCGGCAGGCGGAATACTATCGCCTCGCCGCGACCAGCATGAAGGGGGCGGCCACCGAGCCCTACGAGGAAGCCGCCGCCAACAACCTCCTGATGATGACCGTCGCCCAGCCGGTGATCGTCGACGGCCGCCTTGTCGCCGTCACCGGCCTCGACATCGGGCTCGGCACGCTGGCGCAATCGCTGAAATCGGAGCGCCCCTTCGGCGAAGGCCGCGTCTACCTGCTCTCCGGCGGCGGCAAGTGGCTGGCCGCGCCCGATGCCTCGCAGGTCATGAAGGACTATGCCGCCGAAGGCGCCGAGAAGGTGAAGGCGGCCATCGGCAAGGGCGAGACCGTGACGCTTGAAGGCGTCGCCGGCAGCGACGGCGGCACCGTCTACCGCGTCGTCCGCCCGTTCGAGCTTCCCGGCCTCAACGCCCGCTGGGCGGTCGCGGTCGACGTGCCGGCGACGGCGATCTCGTCCGTCGTCAACGAACAGACGAAAATCCTCGTGATCGGCGGTCTCTTCATCCTGGCGGCCGTCGTCGGCTCGCTGCTTCTGGCGGTGCGCACCTTCGTGCAGCGGCCGATGGCCTCGCTGCTCGGCGATGTCGGGCGCATGTCCGAGGGCAGGCTCGAGCAGCCGGTCGCCGGGCAGGAGCGCAGCGACGAGATCGGCAAGGTCGCGGTCGCCCTCGAAGCCTTCCGGCACCGGCTGGCCGACGGTCGCCGCCTGGAGGCCGCCAATGCCGAGCAGCGCCAGCTCACCGAGAGCGAGAGGCGCCAGAGCGAGGCGGAGCGCGCCCGCGCCGCCGAGGAGCAGCGCAAGGTCGTCGAGGCGCTCGGCCGCGGGCTCGCCGATCTCGCGCGCGGCGACCTCACGTGCCGCATCGTCGAGGCCTTCCCGCCGTCCTATGTCGAGCTGCGCGACAATTTCAACGACACGATGGACAGCCTGGAACGCACCATCCTGCAGCTCAACGCCACCGTCCATTCGCTCAATGCCGGCATCGGCGAGATCAGCCGCAGCTCCGACAACCTCTCGCGCCGCACCGAGCAGCAGGCCGCCAGCCTGGAGGAGACCGCCGCGGCGATGAACGAGATCGCCGAGCAGATGCAGACCAGCACCCGCAATGCGGGCGACGCGGCGGCAAGGGTCAACGAGGCCTGTGCCGACGCCGACCGCTCCAACGCCGTCGTGCGCAAGGCGATCACGGCCATGGAGGGCATCGAGGATTCCTCGGAAAAGGTCGCCCGCATCATCGGCGTCATCGATGAGATCGCCTTCCAGACCAACCTGCTCGCCCTCAATGCCGGCGTCGAGGCGGCCCGCGCCGGGGAAGCCGGCAAGGGCTTTGCGGTCGTGGCGCAGGAGGTGCGCGAGCTCGCGCAGCGCTCGGCCCAGGCGGCCAAGGAAATCAAGGCGCTGATCTCCGCTTCGAGCGCGCAGGTGCAGGAAGGCGTCACGCTCGTCGGCGAGACCGGCAGCGCGCTGACGCGCATCGCCGAGCAGGTGCTTTCGGTCAACCGGTTGATCCAGGACATCTCCGCATCGGCGCGCGAACAGTCGGCCGGGCTGCAGGAGATCAACGTCGCCGTCAACAACATGGATCAGGTGACGCAGCAGAACGCGGCGATGGTCGAGGAGACCACGGCCGCCGCCAACCTGCTCAACGACGAGGCCGGCACCTTGCGCGACATGGTGATGCGCTTCACCGTCAACGGCGCGGCGGAGGCGCTGCGCCACCGGGCCGCCGCCTGAGGCTTTCCCGCACGCGGCTAAAGCGCCGCGTGCGCCGTCAGCCGGCTTCCTGCCGGCGGACCAGCTTGCCTTCCTCGGCCTTGTAGAAATACTGGCTTGCCACCAGCCATCCCTTGAGCGGGCGGAGCGGCGGTATGCAGGTGAGGAGCATGAACGGGCCGGTCACCAGGAACTGCGTCAGCAGGGAGGCGCTGAAGGCGACCTCCAGCCACACGGCGAGCAGGACGCTCGGCACGCAGGCGAAGCAGATGACGAAGAAGGCCGGGCCGTCGGCCGGGTCGGCGAAGGAATAGTCGAGCCCGCAGGCCTCGCATTTCGGCGCGAGCGTCAGGAACCCCTTGAAGAGATGCCCCTGGCCGCAACGCGGGCAGCGGCCGCGCACGCCGGTCTGCATGGGCGGCAGCGGCGGATAATCCTTGTCCATGGCTTTGTTCCGTTCAATCCATTCATATGATGCTGTCATATAGATGTATTCATGCAGTCAATATGTCGATCAGACATACTGACGCAGGCGCGCGGCGCGCCACGCGGCCTGTGTGGGAAAGCGGATTGGGGGGCTAGAAGAAGGAGCCGGAGAGCTCCGGCGGGCCTTCCAGCGCGTGCGCCATGAATTCGAGGCCGGTCTGGAGATCGGGCCGGGCGAGGGGCCCGCCGAGGCAGACGCGGACGGCTTCGGCCGGCGTGCCCTCGACGGTGAAGGCGTCGCTCGCCACGACGCCGAGGCCGGAGGCGCGCATGTAGGTGCCGAAGATCGAACGCGTCCAGCCATGCGGCAGCGGCAGCCATATGTTGAAGCTCGTCGCGTCGGCGCGGTAGCTTCCGGCGGGCAACAGGCCGGCGACGAGCCCCTGGCGCGCGGCGGCCTCGCCGCGCAGGAAGCGCAGG is drawn from Shinella sp. PSBB067 and contains these coding sequences:
- a CDS encoding alpha/beta hydrolase-fold protein, producing MVMRRIASIGALAMMLSASGLSAAEEPQAVALPVGVVVAGKGEERQVFDPRTAAGDYVRGQLRVASGRFDLDLVDGAGGHLRRLAEKAGGVADFQFVAGGPDKRLVVTMQAAGAYALTVERKVAAADQVPPAPDYLSPIIAAEAAAVAAGTSTDAFWAMAAARGTPLVEDGREGYRIVTFLGRGAKRNIRLFGAPSGDHEELQRLEGSDIWFKSFEVPAATRLSYQLAFDVPDVPGTARDRRVAILSTARADPLNRHPWPAEAIDAYNQDSVLELADAPPQPWLAERGSPAGTLARLSIESARLGNRRDIAIYRPAGFDPARRDTVLLYVFDADQYLERVPVPRILDNMIAAGAVPPVVAVFVANPDRAARARELPANPAFADFMAQELHPMVVKETGLDAPAGRTVLAGSSYGGLASATVAMRHPEVFGNVLAMSGSFWWSPPGTPEDRQEHVAGLVAAGPALPLRFFLSAGLFETGSQGTAGILDSSRHLRDVLAAKGIPVIYRDYAGGHDYLVWQGVISDGLVALFGGGRP
- a CDS encoding AraC family transcriptional regulator; its protein translation is MNIRIKPDIPEHLFVGAMDGPASCTPDDDFYDIWPKFLVMVLLQGQQHFVMDGEHFRIDAGDEESPAPRVFMLNIARACTVQFVNESTTPLRKVMISAPLPWIDRLIRSQPTSMPRLRAFFARHLATFHFAPSRHLTQIAEQILKPPAAMTGELLTLHRNSHAFDILCQACSILVQEETAPRQPTALGRRQGEKVRDYILAHACEGPTLERIARAVGISTSSIQRHFKERFGVTVSDFIRQERLETARAALERDGIPISQAAYLAGYRNPSSFTTAFKKAYGVSPKHRRA
- a CDS encoding DUF983 domain-containing protein; amino-acid sequence: MDKDYPPLPPMQTGVRGRCPRCGQGHLFKGFLTLAPKCEACGLDYSFADPADGPAFFVICFACVPSVLLAVWLEVAFSASLLTQFLVTGPFMLLTCIPPLRPLKGWLVASQYFYKAEEGKLVRRQEAG
- a CDS encoding methyl-accepting chemotaxis protein, whose translation is MATISAASARVKTSPKSSMSLAVKLLSVSALAIACFLAATFVVVILQVRERTVAITLKQAEAEADARAQAMSGKIEALTAAARSLAGAVERGIASGGLDRARIAAMLPAQVEKFDLVFGAWMVDTEEGLDGKRGPSDDAVQGTNTDGVFTPYWVRGAGGLEMLRPAAVDRQAEYYRLAATSMKGAATEPYEEAAANNLLMMTVAQPVIVDGRLVAVTGLDIGLGTLAQSLKSERPFGEGRVYLLSGGGKWLAAPDASQVMKDYAAEGAEKVKAAIGKGETVTLEGVAGSDGGTVYRVVRPFELPGLNARWAVAVDVPATAISSVVNEQTKILVIGGLFILAAVVGSLLLAVRTFVQRPMASLLGDVGRMSEGRLEQPVAGQERSDEIGKVAVALEAFRHRLADGRRLEAANAEQRQLTESERRQSEAERARAAEEQRKVVEALGRGLADLARGDLTCRIVEAFPPSYVELRDNFNDTMDSLERTILQLNATVHSLNAGIGEISRSSDNLSRRTEQQAASLEETAAAMNEIAEQMQTSTRNAGDAAARVNEACADADRSNAVVRKAITAMEGIEDSSEKVARIIGVIDEIAFQTNLLALNAGVEAARAGEAGKGFAVVAQEVRELAQRSAQAAKEIKALISASSAQVQEGVTLVGETGSALTRIAEQVLSVNRLIQDISASAREQSAGLQEINVAVNNMDQVTQQNAAMVEETTAAANLLNDEAGTLRDMVMRFTVNGAAEALRHRAAA
- a CDS encoding TonB-dependent siderophore receptor, giving the protein MWGTLSLSLGRRRIMLLAAASVFALNAHAQERTQSPAGTTLEAIVVEGGAGERGDGPVKGYVAKKSLSGTKTDTPVARTPQTISVVAKDQIEDQHVQSVAEALRYTPGVVTEYRGASNLRDELFVRGFYYVPKYLDGLFLGGDLSYARIDPYLLERVELISGPASVLYGQANPGGIVNMVSKKPTGEPLRAAELSVGTDRSISAGFDISDTFDDAFGYRLAATGLSRDLQEDFAKRRSLAIAPSFTWSPDGGTSLTILGGYQNEPDAGYRNFLDAAGTVTPIPGFGYVPRDFFVSDPNYERSEREQAWIGYEFRHEFNDNLTFRQNARYLHLDWLHHTLVYGSLSADPLTGANTVISRSASGGTDNWGQFTIDNQMEATFSTGAAEHTLLAGVDYQYRTRDYQWGRAPVPSINIADPHYGGFNYGSVVLATSDLQAVDARQTGVYLQDQMEIGGLNLLAGLRYDWAQTDIDDRLAANNDQSYDEGALTWRAGALYAFDNGIAPYVSYATSFEPVLYLPPAGAPAFKPTTAEQFEVGVKYAPEGSDVLLTAAYYDLTQNDVVGSQWVGGVPVYSQTGRIRNHGVELSARAEINDGLSLIAGYSFISSVVKESVTASEVGRMPARIPQHQASLWATYTLDGGALEGLTLGGGVRYVGTSWGNNANTFKVGAVTLFDAMASYDFGARNPDLKGLSLQVNVKNIADERYVASCASAYACFYGEGRSIVATLKKQW
- a CDS encoding bifunctional enoyl-CoA hydratase/phosphate acetyltransferase — protein: MSTQTDAILDLCRSLPPTRTAIVHPVTANVVAAAAEATRAGLVVPVLVGPAARITAAAKETAVDIAGWEIVDTEHSHAAAMRAAELAAGRHVAAISKGSLHTDELLGAIVRADSGLRTERRISHCYLMSIATYPKPFIITDAAVNILPDLSVKADIVQNAADLWRVVFGEARPARVAVLAAVETVNPKMQATLDAAALCKMADRRQITGCLIDGPLAFDNAISPQAAREKGIVSEVAGDADILLVPDIEAGNMLAKQLTFLSGAEAAGIVLGARVPVVLTSRADDERTRLLSAALASLVADARTKGLIK